In Siniperca chuatsi isolate FFG_IHB_CAS linkage group LG20, ASM2008510v1, whole genome shotgun sequence, the following proteins share a genomic window:
- the tex2l gene encoding testis-expressed protein 2 isoform X1: protein MAESGTNGQRSKDKGKGGGRPLQEPHSPGLGLSPVSASSLGTKRHLPRGIVIQLTGTEGEWDSLDDSELIFSLNHDDDYPSISLSKERQLSVEDDRGLHSQAFHVPLSPSSPGSLGNCSAIGPSFLSPSPSSPTHRPFASLVKSLSTELELKEGSTLRPKPLLSLVKSISTEISHAEPEVSQSKSDSRLNLHLWKQLTQPKARSNGDSRTAPPSPSTLSPSGEGLKGGFFKMELEDTKRKLSEAVHEPLSSMFSKIMREENTSSPKHQGKTQGPHPLVSSRGLGREGSTDTVLSESPVRNTRKTDADVFVPVFDWPSVRHPGRSNRSPCPVHHYRQHHRDEELEICTDGDIMQVLAIETHGQARRSPAGPQVLASSLHRTSPLPQPPHPLPRMSLFCVAVLSYGYFILPLSPYFSGLALGLALGFLLGLLLIRMGSSGSLGSDPPYRPAQTLLGEGILTGDAVSTEPDTLKGWMNEIHDYDPETYHPALTHSVLATLEGSCLRLDSPRNNISRRATYDERVIEATFVKSRSFQLAKSKVFLLPSVLARKRVWNPKYPICIQLAGGANSQGDEGGRSEESRGEKPGAEPESPQQSSSKHVYDLPTTLYLFGRTGREKEEWFRHFLFASMDTEREKERDRQRPCRCVSRSGNPALAQSVSASGNVPSSRGSSIVGSSDDDAPFTPPVPCIPAAHVSQTSSSTRGLTLLDYPGYMARLLATEELTALSSTGASSTETSPTIKGNCTCDLAEHPGTSQTAWANALIGRIFWDFLREKHWADVVSHKIQKKLSKIRLPYFMNELTLTELDMGCSMPQITTTSRPEVNHRGLWVELQLVYTGALQMTLQTKFNLSKLGKEGGQDTDSTTETGSPRCRSIFSVLADSDEESSSAGSSDEEELLLSEPQGSVGEKGSTPATDGAGGGKTGRKILRFVDKIAKSKYFQKATENEFIKKKFEEMSNTPLLLTVEVQELSGTLVVNIPPPPTDRIWYSFCVPPKLDLHVRPKLGERELTFCHVTEWIEKKLQDEFQKVFVLPNMDDIYLPLMHSVVDSPQASQHLSSQSQRSQSSSTESIERIQPEISGAESD from the exons ATGGCAGAGAGCGGAACAAATGGGCAAAGAAGCAAGGATAAAGGAAAAGGAGGTGGCAGACCTCTCCAGGAGCCCCACAGCCCAGGTCTTGGCCTTTCCCCAGTCAGCGCCTCCTCCCTTGGGACCAAGAGGCATCTCCCTCGAGGGATTGTGATCCAGCTGACTGGAACAGAGGGAGAATGGGACAGTTTGGATGACAGTGAGCTCATCTTCTCCCTCAACCACGATGACGACTACCCCTCTATATCGCTCTCCAAGGAGAGGCAGCTTTCTGTTGAGGATGACAGAGGGTTGCACTCCCAAGCTTTCCAcgtccctctttctccctcgtCCCCTGGATCTTTGGGCAACTGCTCCGCCATTGGCCCCAGCTTCCTCTCCCCAAGCCCTTCTTCACCCACCCACCGACCCTTTGCAAGCCTGGTCAAGTCTCTCTCCACAGAGCTGGAGCTCAAAGAAGGCTCCACTCTCAGACCTAAGCCCCTTCTCAGCCTCGTAAAGTCGATCTCCACGGAGATCTCCCATGCAGAGCCCGAGGTGTCGCAGTCAAAATCAGACTCCCGCCTCAACCTCCACCTGTGGAAGCAGCTTACCCAACCAAAAGCCCGCAGCAATGGGGACTCTCGTACTGCGCCCCCTTCTCCTAGCACACTCTCCCCTAGTGGAGAGGGTCTGAAAGGGGGTTTCTTCAAAATGGAGTTAGAGGACACCAAGAGGAAGCTCTCGGAGGCCGTCCATGAGCCTCTGAGCAGCATGTTCAGTAAGATCATGAGAGAGGAGAACACAAGCAGCCCCAAACACCAGGGTAAGACCCAGGGGCCTCATCCTCTGGTCAGCTCCAGAGGTTTGGGCCGTGAAGGTAGCACAGACACAGTTCTTTCTGAGTCTCCTGTGAGGAATACTCGAAAAACAGATGCTgatgtgtttgtgcctgtgtttgACTGGCCGTCTGTTAGACATCCTGGGAGAAGCAACCGTAGCCCCTGCCCTGTGCATCACTACAGACAACATCACAGGGATGAGGAGCTCGAAATATGTACAGACGGTGACATAATGCAAGTATTAGCCATTGAGACCCACGGGCAGGCGAGGAGATCACCTGCTGGTCCTCAGGTCCTTGCATCTTCTCTGCATAGgacttctcctcttcctcaaccCCCTCATCCTCTGCCACGCATGAGTTTATTCTGTGTGGCAGTGCTGTCCTATGGCTATTTCATCCTACCTCTCAGTCCATACTTCTCTGGCCTGGCTCTGGGATTAGCATTGGGCTTCTTGCTAGGATTGTTGCTCATTAGGATGGGTTCCTCTGGGTCTCTCGGCTCAGATCCACCATACAGACCAGCACAGACTCTGTTGGGAGAGGGGATTCTGACAGGTGATGCTGTCAGCACTGAGCCTGACACCCTCAAG GGCTGGATGAATGAGATACATGATTACGACCCAGAAACCTACCATCCAGCTCTGACTCACTCCGTGCTTGCCACCCTGGAGGGCTCCTGTCTCCGTCTGGACTCCCCGCGAAACAACATTAGCCGCAGGGCCACGTACGATGAGAGAGTCATCGAGGCCACTTTCGTCAAGTCACGCTCCTTTCAGCTTGCAAAGAGCAAA GTATTCCTGCTGCCATCTGTTTTGGCTCGGAAGAGGGTGTGGAACCCAAAGTATCCCATCTGCATCCAACTGGCAGGGGGTGCAAACTCCCAGGGGGATGAGGGAGGAAGGTCGGAGGAGAGTCGGGGAGAGAAGCCAGGAGCTGAACCGGAGAGTCCACAACAAAGTTCCTCCAAACACGTCTATGACCTTCCCACCACTCTTTACCTCTTCGGCCGCACAGGACGAGAGAAAGAAGAGTGGTTtcgtcacttcctgtttgcatcCATGGatacagagagggaaaaggagagggacagacagaggcCTTGCAGATGTGTGTCCAGATCAG GTAACCCTGCACTGGCACAGAGCGTTAGCGCCTCAGGTAATGTCCCAAGCAGCAGAGGATCCAGCATAGTGGGCAGCAGTGATGACGATGCCCCCTTCACTCCTCCAGTCCCCTGCATCCCTGCAGCTCATGTCAGTCAGACCTCAAGTAGCACCAGGGGCCTTACGCTGCTAGACTACCCCGGCTACATGGCTCGTCTCCTGGCGACAGAGGAGTTGACTGCCCTCTCCAGTACTGGAgccagcagcacagagacaagCCCAACCATAAAAGGAAAT TGTACCTGTGATCTAGCAGAGCACCCTGGGACGAGCCAGACTGCATGGGCTAACGCTCTAATTGGTCGAATCTTCTGGGACTTCCTGCGGGAGAAGCACTGGGCCGACGTGGTTTCCCACAAGATCCAGAAGAAGCTGAGCAAAATCAGA CTGCCTTACTTTATGAATGAGCTGACTTTGACTGAGTTGGATATGGGCTGCTCTATGCCGCAAATCACTACTACCTCCAGACCAGAGGTCAACCACAGAG GCCTGTGGGTGGAGCTGCAGCTGGTCTACACTGGTGCCCTGCAGATGACCCTGCAGACCAAGTTCAACCTGTCCAAGCTGGGTAAAGAGGGCGGTCAAGATACAGACAGTACGACTGAAACTGGCAGCCCTCG CTGCAGGTCCATCTTCAGTGTGTTGGCGGACAGCGATGAGGAGTCCTCCAGTGCTGGTTCATCTGATGAGGAAGAGCTGCTTCTCTCTGAGCCTCAGGGTTCAGTGGGGGAGAAGGGATCCACACCAGCTACTGATGG GGCAGGGGGTGGAAAGACTGGAAGGAAGATTTTGAGATTTGTGGACAAAATCGCTAAATCCAAGTATTTCCAGAAGGCAACAGAGAACGAGTTCATTAAGAAGAAGTTTGAGGAGATGTCCAACACGCCCCTGCTGCTCACTGTGGAGGTTCAAGAGCTGTCTGGGACTCTGGTTGTCAACATCCCGCCGCCCCCTACAGACAGGATATG GTACAGCTTCTGTGTGCCCCCCAAGTTGGATCTGCATGTCCGTCCCAAACTAGGGGAGAGGGAGTTGACTTTTTGTCATGTGACCGAGTGGATTGAAAAGAAACTGCAGGATGAGTTCcag AAAGTGTTTGTACTGCCAAACATGGATGACATCTATTTACCCCTGATGCACTCTGTGGTGGACAGCCCTCAAGCATCGCAGCATCTGTCCTCTCAGTCCCAACGGTCCCAAAGCTCCTCCACAGAGTCCATCGAGAGGATCCAACCTGAGATCTCTGGGGCAGAGTCTGACTAG
- the tex2l gene encoding testis-expressed protein 2 isoform X3 encodes MAESGTNGQRSKDKGKGGGRPLQEPHSPGLGLSPVSASSLGTKRHLPRGIVIQLTGTEGEWDSLDDSELIFSLNHDDDYPSISLSKERQLSVEDDRGLHSQAFHVPLSPSSPGSLGNCSAIGPSFLSPSPSSPTHRPFASLVKSLSTELELKEGSTLRPKPLLSLVKSISTEISHAEPEVSQSKSDSRLNLHLWKQLTQPKARSNGDSRTAPPSPSTLSPSGEGLKGGFFKMELEDTKRKLSEAVHEPLSSMFSKIMREENTSSPKHQGKTQGPHPLVSSRGLGREGSTDTVLSESPVRNTRKTDADVFVPVFDWPSVRHPGRSNRSPCPVHHYRQHHRDEELEICTDGDIMQVLAIETHGQARRSPAGPQVLASSLHRTSPLPQPPHPLPRMSLFCVAVLSYGYFILPLSPYFSGLALGLALGFLLGLLLIRMGSSGSLGSDPPYRPAQTLLGEGILTGDAVSTEPDTLKGWMNEIHDYDPETYHPALTHSVLATLEGSCLRLDSPRNNISRRATYDERVIEATFVKSRSFQLAKSKVFLLPSVLARKRVWNPKYPICIQLAGGANSQGDEGGRSEESRGEKPGAEPESPQQSSSKHVYDLPTTLYLFGRTGREKEEWFRHFLFASMDTEREKERDRQRPCRCVSRSGNPALAQSVSASGNVPSSRGSSIVGSSDDDAPFTPPVPCIPAAHVSQTSSSTRGLTLLDYPGYMARLLATEELTALSSTGASSTETSPTIKGNCTCDLAEHPGTSQTAWANALIGRIFWDFLREKHWADVVSHKIQKKLSKIRLPYFMNELTLTELDMGCSMPQITTTSRPEVNHRAAGPSSVCWRTAMRSPPVLVHLMRKSCFSLSLRVQWGRRDPHQLLMGQGVERLEGRF; translated from the exons ATGGCAGAGAGCGGAACAAATGGGCAAAGAAGCAAGGATAAAGGAAAAGGAGGTGGCAGACCTCTCCAGGAGCCCCACAGCCCAGGTCTTGGCCTTTCCCCAGTCAGCGCCTCCTCCCTTGGGACCAAGAGGCATCTCCCTCGAGGGATTGTGATCCAGCTGACTGGAACAGAGGGAGAATGGGACAGTTTGGATGACAGTGAGCTCATCTTCTCCCTCAACCACGATGACGACTACCCCTCTATATCGCTCTCCAAGGAGAGGCAGCTTTCTGTTGAGGATGACAGAGGGTTGCACTCCCAAGCTTTCCAcgtccctctttctccctcgtCCCCTGGATCTTTGGGCAACTGCTCCGCCATTGGCCCCAGCTTCCTCTCCCCAAGCCCTTCTTCACCCACCCACCGACCCTTTGCAAGCCTGGTCAAGTCTCTCTCCACAGAGCTGGAGCTCAAAGAAGGCTCCACTCTCAGACCTAAGCCCCTTCTCAGCCTCGTAAAGTCGATCTCCACGGAGATCTCCCATGCAGAGCCCGAGGTGTCGCAGTCAAAATCAGACTCCCGCCTCAACCTCCACCTGTGGAAGCAGCTTACCCAACCAAAAGCCCGCAGCAATGGGGACTCTCGTACTGCGCCCCCTTCTCCTAGCACACTCTCCCCTAGTGGAGAGGGTCTGAAAGGGGGTTTCTTCAAAATGGAGTTAGAGGACACCAAGAGGAAGCTCTCGGAGGCCGTCCATGAGCCTCTGAGCAGCATGTTCAGTAAGATCATGAGAGAGGAGAACACAAGCAGCCCCAAACACCAGGGTAAGACCCAGGGGCCTCATCCTCTGGTCAGCTCCAGAGGTTTGGGCCGTGAAGGTAGCACAGACACAGTTCTTTCTGAGTCTCCTGTGAGGAATACTCGAAAAACAGATGCTgatgtgtttgtgcctgtgtttgACTGGCCGTCTGTTAGACATCCTGGGAGAAGCAACCGTAGCCCCTGCCCTGTGCATCACTACAGACAACATCACAGGGATGAGGAGCTCGAAATATGTACAGACGGTGACATAATGCAAGTATTAGCCATTGAGACCCACGGGCAGGCGAGGAGATCACCTGCTGGTCCTCAGGTCCTTGCATCTTCTCTGCATAGgacttctcctcttcctcaaccCCCTCATCCTCTGCCACGCATGAGTTTATTCTGTGTGGCAGTGCTGTCCTATGGCTATTTCATCCTACCTCTCAGTCCATACTTCTCTGGCCTGGCTCTGGGATTAGCATTGGGCTTCTTGCTAGGATTGTTGCTCATTAGGATGGGTTCCTCTGGGTCTCTCGGCTCAGATCCACCATACAGACCAGCACAGACTCTGTTGGGAGAGGGGATTCTGACAGGTGATGCTGTCAGCACTGAGCCTGACACCCTCAAG GGCTGGATGAATGAGATACATGATTACGACCCAGAAACCTACCATCCAGCTCTGACTCACTCCGTGCTTGCCACCCTGGAGGGCTCCTGTCTCCGTCTGGACTCCCCGCGAAACAACATTAGCCGCAGGGCCACGTACGATGAGAGAGTCATCGAGGCCACTTTCGTCAAGTCACGCTCCTTTCAGCTTGCAAAGAGCAAA GTATTCCTGCTGCCATCTGTTTTGGCTCGGAAGAGGGTGTGGAACCCAAAGTATCCCATCTGCATCCAACTGGCAGGGGGTGCAAACTCCCAGGGGGATGAGGGAGGAAGGTCGGAGGAGAGTCGGGGAGAGAAGCCAGGAGCTGAACCGGAGAGTCCACAACAAAGTTCCTCCAAACACGTCTATGACCTTCCCACCACTCTTTACCTCTTCGGCCGCACAGGACGAGAGAAAGAAGAGTGGTTtcgtcacttcctgtttgcatcCATGGatacagagagggaaaaggagagggacagacagaggcCTTGCAGATGTGTGTCCAGATCAG GTAACCCTGCACTGGCACAGAGCGTTAGCGCCTCAGGTAATGTCCCAAGCAGCAGAGGATCCAGCATAGTGGGCAGCAGTGATGACGATGCCCCCTTCACTCCTCCAGTCCCCTGCATCCCTGCAGCTCATGTCAGTCAGACCTCAAGTAGCACCAGGGGCCTTACGCTGCTAGACTACCCCGGCTACATGGCTCGTCTCCTGGCGACAGAGGAGTTGACTGCCCTCTCCAGTACTGGAgccagcagcacagagacaagCCCAACCATAAAAGGAAAT TGTACCTGTGATCTAGCAGAGCACCCTGGGACGAGCCAGACTGCATGGGCTAACGCTCTAATTGGTCGAATCTTCTGGGACTTCCTGCGGGAGAAGCACTGGGCCGACGTGGTTTCCCACAAGATCCAGAAGAAGCTGAGCAAAATCAGA CTGCCTTACTTTATGAATGAGCTGACTTTGACTGAGTTGGATATGGGCTGCTCTATGCCGCAAATCACTACTACCTCCAGACCAGAGGTCAACCACAGAG CTGCAGGTCCATCTTCAGTGTGTTGGCGGACAGCGATGAGGAGTCCTCCAGTGCTGGTTCATCTGATGAGGAAGAGCTGCTTCTCTCTGAGCCTCAGGGTTCAGTGGGGGAGAAGGGATCCACACCAGCTACTGATGG GGCAGGGGGTGGAAAGACTGGAAGGAAGATTTTGA
- the tex2l gene encoding testis-expressed protein 2 isoform X4 → MAESGTNGQRSKDKGKGGGRPLQEPHSPGLGLSPVSASSLGTKRHLPRGIVIQLTGTEGEWDSLDDSELIFSLNHDDDYPSISLSKERQLSVEDDRGLHSQAFHVPLSPSSPGSLGNCSAIGPSFLSPSPSSPTHRPFASLVKSLSTELELKEGSTLRPKPLLSLVKSISTEISHAEPEVSQSKSDSRLNLHLWKQLTQPKARSNGDSRTAPPSPSTLSPSGEGLKGGFFKMELEDTKRKLSEAVHEPLSSMFSKIMREENTSSPKHQGKTQGPHPLVSSRGLGREGSTDTVLSESPVRNTRKTDADVFVPVFDWPSVRHPGRSNRSPCPVHHYRQHHRDEELEICTDGDIMQVLAIETHGQARRSPAGPQVLASSLHRTSPLPQPPHPLPRMSLFCVAVLSYGYFILPLSPYFSGLALGLALGFLLGLLLIRMGSSGSLGSDPPYRPAQTLLGEGILTGDAVSTEPDTLKGWMNEIHDYDPETYHPALTHSVLATLEGSCLRLDSPRNNISRRATYDERVIEATFVKSRSFQLAKSKVFLLPSVLARKRVWNPKYPICIQLAGGANSQGDEGGRSEESRGEKPGAEPESPQQSSSKHVYDLPTTLYLFGRTGREKEEWFRHFLFASMDTEREKERDRQRPCRCVSRSGNPALAQSVSASGNVPSSRGSSIVGSSDDDAPFTPPVPCIPAAHVSQTSSSTRGLTLLDYPGYMARLLATEELTALSSTGASSTETSPTIKGNCTCDLAEHPGTSQTAWANALIGRIFWDFLREKHWADVVSHKIQKKLSKIRLPYFMNELTLTELDMGCSMPQITTTSRPEVNHRAAGPSSVCWRTAMRSPPVLVHLMRKSCFSLSLRVQWGRRDPHQLLMGEC, encoded by the exons ATGGCAGAGAGCGGAACAAATGGGCAAAGAAGCAAGGATAAAGGAAAAGGAGGTGGCAGACCTCTCCAGGAGCCCCACAGCCCAGGTCTTGGCCTTTCCCCAGTCAGCGCCTCCTCCCTTGGGACCAAGAGGCATCTCCCTCGAGGGATTGTGATCCAGCTGACTGGAACAGAGGGAGAATGGGACAGTTTGGATGACAGTGAGCTCATCTTCTCCCTCAACCACGATGACGACTACCCCTCTATATCGCTCTCCAAGGAGAGGCAGCTTTCTGTTGAGGATGACAGAGGGTTGCACTCCCAAGCTTTCCAcgtccctctttctccctcgtCCCCTGGATCTTTGGGCAACTGCTCCGCCATTGGCCCCAGCTTCCTCTCCCCAAGCCCTTCTTCACCCACCCACCGACCCTTTGCAAGCCTGGTCAAGTCTCTCTCCACAGAGCTGGAGCTCAAAGAAGGCTCCACTCTCAGACCTAAGCCCCTTCTCAGCCTCGTAAAGTCGATCTCCACGGAGATCTCCCATGCAGAGCCCGAGGTGTCGCAGTCAAAATCAGACTCCCGCCTCAACCTCCACCTGTGGAAGCAGCTTACCCAACCAAAAGCCCGCAGCAATGGGGACTCTCGTACTGCGCCCCCTTCTCCTAGCACACTCTCCCCTAGTGGAGAGGGTCTGAAAGGGGGTTTCTTCAAAATGGAGTTAGAGGACACCAAGAGGAAGCTCTCGGAGGCCGTCCATGAGCCTCTGAGCAGCATGTTCAGTAAGATCATGAGAGAGGAGAACACAAGCAGCCCCAAACACCAGGGTAAGACCCAGGGGCCTCATCCTCTGGTCAGCTCCAGAGGTTTGGGCCGTGAAGGTAGCACAGACACAGTTCTTTCTGAGTCTCCTGTGAGGAATACTCGAAAAACAGATGCTgatgtgtttgtgcctgtgtttgACTGGCCGTCTGTTAGACATCCTGGGAGAAGCAACCGTAGCCCCTGCCCTGTGCATCACTACAGACAACATCACAGGGATGAGGAGCTCGAAATATGTACAGACGGTGACATAATGCAAGTATTAGCCATTGAGACCCACGGGCAGGCGAGGAGATCACCTGCTGGTCCTCAGGTCCTTGCATCTTCTCTGCATAGgacttctcctcttcctcaaccCCCTCATCCTCTGCCACGCATGAGTTTATTCTGTGTGGCAGTGCTGTCCTATGGCTATTTCATCCTACCTCTCAGTCCATACTTCTCTGGCCTGGCTCTGGGATTAGCATTGGGCTTCTTGCTAGGATTGTTGCTCATTAGGATGGGTTCCTCTGGGTCTCTCGGCTCAGATCCACCATACAGACCAGCACAGACTCTGTTGGGAGAGGGGATTCTGACAGGTGATGCTGTCAGCACTGAGCCTGACACCCTCAAG GGCTGGATGAATGAGATACATGATTACGACCCAGAAACCTACCATCCAGCTCTGACTCACTCCGTGCTTGCCACCCTGGAGGGCTCCTGTCTCCGTCTGGACTCCCCGCGAAACAACATTAGCCGCAGGGCCACGTACGATGAGAGAGTCATCGAGGCCACTTTCGTCAAGTCACGCTCCTTTCAGCTTGCAAAGAGCAAA GTATTCCTGCTGCCATCTGTTTTGGCTCGGAAGAGGGTGTGGAACCCAAAGTATCCCATCTGCATCCAACTGGCAGGGGGTGCAAACTCCCAGGGGGATGAGGGAGGAAGGTCGGAGGAGAGTCGGGGAGAGAAGCCAGGAGCTGAACCGGAGAGTCCACAACAAAGTTCCTCCAAACACGTCTATGACCTTCCCACCACTCTTTACCTCTTCGGCCGCACAGGACGAGAGAAAGAAGAGTGGTTtcgtcacttcctgtttgcatcCATGGatacagagagggaaaaggagagggacagacagaggcCTTGCAGATGTGTGTCCAGATCAG GTAACCCTGCACTGGCACAGAGCGTTAGCGCCTCAGGTAATGTCCCAAGCAGCAGAGGATCCAGCATAGTGGGCAGCAGTGATGACGATGCCCCCTTCACTCCTCCAGTCCCCTGCATCCCTGCAGCTCATGTCAGTCAGACCTCAAGTAGCACCAGGGGCCTTACGCTGCTAGACTACCCCGGCTACATGGCTCGTCTCCTGGCGACAGAGGAGTTGACTGCCCTCTCCAGTACTGGAgccagcagcacagagacaagCCCAACCATAAAAGGAAAT TGTACCTGTGATCTAGCAGAGCACCCTGGGACGAGCCAGACTGCATGGGCTAACGCTCTAATTGGTCGAATCTTCTGGGACTTCCTGCGGGAGAAGCACTGGGCCGACGTGGTTTCCCACAAGATCCAGAAGAAGCTGAGCAAAATCAGA CTGCCTTACTTTATGAATGAGCTGACTTTGACTGAGTTGGATATGGGCTGCTCTATGCCGCAAATCACTACTACCTCCAGACCAGAGGTCAACCACAGAG CTGCAGGTCCATCTTCAGTGTGTTGGCGGACAGCGATGAGGAGTCCTCCAGTGCTGGTTCATCTGATGAGGAAGAGCTGCTTCTCTCTGAGCCTCAGGGTTCAGTGGGGGAGAAGGGATCCACACCAGCTACTGATGGGTGAATGCTGA